In Prosthecobacter sp., the genomic window TGATGAGGTGGAGCCCGTAAATAATGGGGAACCACAGCGTGACGGTGCAGCCGAAGCTGTGGAAGAGCGGCAGGCAGCCGAGGATGCTGTCATTGCTTTTCATGCCGAGGCGGCTGCCAAATTGCATGACGTTGGCGACTAAGTTGCGATGGGTGAGCGCAACGCCTTTGGGCTCGCCGGAACTGCCGCTGGTGAAGAGCAGCAGCGCCTCTTTGCGCCCGCCCTTCTTCGAGATGCCCAGCAGCGCCGCCAAGGCCACCGCAGGCAGCACCTTGCTCAGGACGAGCCATTTCACGATGGAGAACTTCATCTTCGGCAGAATGCGTTCGATGAGGATGAGCTGCTTGCTCGGTGGCCAGGGGAAGCTCTGCATCTTGCGCACGAAGATGTCGGCGGTGAGGAAGCGGTCGATCTGACCCTGACGGATGGCGCTGTCGATGGCAGAACGTCCGGCGGTGAAATTGAGGTTCACCGGGATTTTCCCGGCCATGACGACCGCCACATTGCAGATAAGTCCACCAAGACCGGGTGGCAGGATGATGCCGACACGCTCTTTTTTCGTCTCCCGTTTCACGACCTCTGACAAGGCGAGCGCGGTGGCGAAGACTTTGTCAAAGCGCAGGATTTTGTCGTCCTTTCCATCGACGACGCTGTTGCGTGTGCCGTGCTTTTTGAAGCCCATGATCAGGGCGTAGCCAAGACTGATGTCGAGCGCGGGACATCCACTGATGCTTTGCTCGGAAAGCTCCAGCAGGCGTTCCTGATAGGTGGCCAGGTTCACGTCCGGCCCTTGCAGCAGCCGGCCGAAGTTGAAGATCACCTCCGCATCGCTGTGACGGCGCTCAATGGGCATAGCGGTGTCCTGACGGCGATGCACATGCAGCGGCAGCACGGGGACTTCGGCCTTGAGCAGAAATTCGAGCTTCGTGCCCGGCACGGTGGTCATGGGAGACGTCATCGTGGCCGCTTCGGAGGGCAGGTAAATGATGACGGCACCGCTTTTGGCAGCGTCCGCCAAAGCACGCCGGTAGGCGGAAACCTCTGTCTCGCCGAGGGTGAACTCCATGGCGTGGACATTGTCCCGCTCCAGGTGCGCACGTAGCAGCGGATGCAGCGCCGCGCTTTTTTTCACCAAATAGATCACCTCTCTGCCTTCCAGCACGAGTTCCAACCGCAGCAGATCGAAGTAACCAAGCTGGCTGGGCAGGATCATGAACCCGCCGCCGGAGGGCAAGTTCTCTTTGCCGAGGATCGTGAGGTCGTTCAGGGTGACGGGCTTTTCAGTGGCCATGGGTGGATGCGCGGAATGCAGGTGCACCTAAGCGGGGAGCAACGCGCATGCCAGCGGGAAAAGGACCGAACAAGGAGGTTGACGGTAGTTTGCAGTTGTTGACGATGGTTGACGGTGGAAGGAAGAACCCAAACCACCCCACTCATGCCTCCTCCCCCGCGAAACCCCCATCGTGAATCCGCCGCCCCTAGCACCACCCTGCCTCCAGGTAGCGAGGAGTGGCTGCGCCCCTGGGCACAGATGAAGTATTTCTCCTTCAATCCAGCGGTGTATCCGAACATGATTCGTGCTGTCTCACCCGACGCCGGTCCGGGTGATTTGGTGAACGTGTATGATAAAGAGGGCCAGATTTTCGGCAGCGGATTCTACAACCCCAAGGCCCATGTGCCGCTGCGGGTGATCCAGCATGGTGAAAATGTGCTCACGGAAGATGCGCTGGATGCCCGGCTCGATGCCGCGCTCGATCTGCGCCTGAAGACCCTGCGTCTCGACGAAACCACCGAGGCCTGGCGTGCCGTGCATTCGGATGGCGACGGGCTTAGCGGCCTTGTTGTGGATCGTTACGCCGATGTGCTGTCCATCGAAGTCACCACGCTCGGCGTGTGGCGCCGTCTGCCCCGCTGGCTGCCGAAGCTGCATGCGGCGCTTGGCACCTCGCAGCACCTCATCCATGTCGATCCCGACATCGCCCGCATCGAAAACATGCGCTGGGCCGATGTGCCCGAGGCGGACGCGCCGGCCCCTCGGGGTGTGCGGGTGCGTGAGAATAACGTGCGCTATCAGGTCAGCTTCGAGGACGGCCACAAAACCGGCTTCTTCTGCGATCAGCGTGACAACCGCCTGAAGTTCGCGCACCTCGCCCGGGGACGTCGTGTACTCGATTTGTGCAGCTATACCGGCGGCTTTGCGATCAGCGCCAAGGTTCTCGGAGGCTGCGAAGACGTGACCGGCGTGGATCTGGATGAAAAAGCCGTCGCACAGGCCAAAAAAAACGCTGATTTGAATCAGGTCCGCATCGACTGGGTGCATGCCGATACCTTCACCTGGGGCCGCCAGATGCAGCAGAACGGTACTCAGTGGGACGCCGTCGTGCTCGATCCGCCGAAGCTCGTGTTTTCCCGTGATCCCGAAGAAGGCCAGCTCGGACGCAACAAGTACTACGATATGAACGCCGTCGCCCTCGGCCTGCTGAAACGTGGCGGGCTGTTCGTCACCTGCTCATGCTCGGGACTGCTCGATGTGGCCGAGTTCGAGGATATCGTCATGCGCGCTGCGCACCGTAACAAGCG contains:
- a CDS encoding AMP-binding protein — encoded protein: MATEKPVTLNDLTILGKENLPSGGGFMILPSQLGYFDLLRLELVLEGREVIYLVKKSAALHPLLRAHLERDNVHAMEFTLGETEVSAYRRALADAAKSGAVIIYLPSEAATMTSPMTTVPGTKLEFLLKAEVPVLPLHVHRRQDTAMPIERRHSDAEVIFNFGRLLQGPDVNLATYQERLLELSEQSISGCPALDISLGYALIMGFKKHGTRNSVVDGKDDKILRFDKVFATALALSEVVKRETKKERVGIILPPGLGGLICNVAVVMAGKIPVNLNFTAGRSAIDSAIRQGQIDRFLTADIFVRKMQSFPWPPSKQLILIERILPKMKFSIVKWLVLSKVLPAVALAALLGISKKGGRKEALLLFTSGSSGEPKGVALTHRNLVANVMQFGSRLGMKSNDSILGCLPLFHSFGCTVTLWFPIIYGLHLITYPTPLEVKKLAELIEKYRVTLMIATPTFLRGYLRGVNREQLTSIKLCVTGAEKLPSTVADAFETRFGKRVLEGYGLTETSPASNLNLPDPEPLGDEDSGYSWLPSHRQGSVGHVVPGMALRITNPDTGQPIPLHQSGMIWFKGPNVFEGYLNDPKRTADVLKDGWFRTGDIGRVDLDGFLYIEGRLSRFSKIAGEMVPHETVEEALVKAMGLENEATRKIAVVGVPDIDKGEALILLTSMPGGPEHQEILDLRYRLLDKGMPPLWIPKKMIRVSDIPVLASGKLDVQSCEKIARAGM
- a CDS encoding class I SAM-dependent rRNA methyltransferase, whose translation is MPPPPRNPHRESAAPSTTLPPGSEEWLRPWAQMKYFSFNPAVYPNMIRAVSPDAGPGDLVNVYDKEGQIFGSGFYNPKAHVPLRVIQHGENVLTEDALDARLDAALDLRLKTLRLDETTEAWRAVHSDGDGLSGLVVDRYADVLSIEVTTLGVWRRLPRWLPKLHAALGTSQHLIHVDPDIARIENMRWADVPEADAPAPRGVRVRENNVRYQVSFEDGHKTGFFCDQRDNRLKFAHLARGRRVLDLCSYTGGFAISAKVLGGCEDVTGVDLDEKAVAQAKKNADLNQVRIDWVHADTFTWGRQMQQNGTQWDAVVLDPPKLVFSRDPEEGQLGRNKYYDMNAVALGLLKRGGLFVTCSCSGLLDVAEFEDIVMRAAHRNKRRLQILDRTGAGADHPVMSNCPEGRYLKVLWCLAW